One segment of Hippopotamus amphibius kiboko isolate mHipAmp2 chromosome 2, mHipAmp2.hap2, whole genome shotgun sequence DNA contains the following:
- the FAM221B gene encoding protein FAM221B, translating into MEADKVTEEPHTTTDAEESLSSKDPTAEDSQEPPIPEIPLKPGLSETPLEPLASESRMVPSTSQIPLETHTSETPLEPTISEVPVETPTPETQLETDISRVPEKHLTFQTSSLSHISGSSPDDLKEDFSESSSSEGSRTRRSIQTSECESIPKHSLSGFPAQVYLDTSAKEREEEEESEKGVDATDSTAHTVQPEHQLGNTIHPVVPAKQADLVEVAKAMHREKFGAQVNYLFQWEKDAALNAIQTGLYIGWRCPHYLWDCFRIGDESKCFCGHLLREHQIISDISVPCNVGQCRCLMFCFIPSRPEEVGEFWLKRRATFDPRAWRAQCRCKHSHEDHTATRSHSCRVKGCCCNCFESNFLCAACDRRWEEHETFFETGETRRRGGRPHGTDTVNTWHRPP; encoded by the exons ATGGAAGCAGACAAGGTCACAGAAGAGCCTCATACTACCACGGATGCGGAAGAGAGCCTTTCTTCAAAGGACCCCACTGCTGAGGACTCACAGGAGCCCCCTATCCCTGAAATCCCCTTAAAGCCTGGCCTCTCTGAAACCCCTTTAGAGCCCCTTGCCTCTGAATCTCGTATGGTGCCATCTACTTCCCAGATCCCTTTAGAGACCCACACCTCTGAAACCCCTTTGGAGCCTACCAT CTCTGAGGTCCCTGTGGAGACACCTACCCCTGAGACCCAGTTGGAGACTGACATCTCCAGGGTCCCAGAGAAACACCTTACTTTTCAGACCTCATCACTAAGCCATATCTCTGGGTCTTCCCCTGATGATCTGAAGGAAGACTTCTCTGAGTCTTCCTCCAGTGAGGGCTCACGGACAAGGAGGTCCATCCAGACTTCTGAATGTGAGAGCATCCCAAAGCACTCCCTTTCAGGCTTTCCAGCCCAGGTCTACCTGGACACATCTGcaaaagagagggaagaggaagaagagagtgagaaaggGGTGGATGCCACTGACAGCACCGCTCACACAGTTCAGCCTGAACACCAGCTgggaa aCACCATCCACCCAGTGGTCCCTGCTAAGCAGGCAGACCTGGTGGAAGTGGCTAAAGCAATGCACAGAGAGAAGTTTGGTGCTCAGGTGAATTATCTTTTCCAGTGGGAGAAGGATGCAGCCCTGAATGCCATCCAAACAG GGCTCTACATTGGCTGGCGCTGCCCCCATTATCTATGGGACTGTTTCCGGATTGGGGATGAGTCCAAGTGCTTTTGTGGACATTTGTTGAGAGAGCATCAGATCATCTCAG ACATATCCGTGCCCTGCAATGTGGGCCAGTGTCGCTGCCTCATGTTCTGCTTTATCCCATCACGCCCAGAGGAGGTGGGTGAGTTCTGGCTCAAAAGACGGGCCACCTTTGACCCCAGGGCTTGGAGGGCCCAGTGTCGGTGCAAACACAGCCACGAAGACCACACAGCTACCAGGTCCCATTCCTGCAGGGTCAAAG GCTGTTGCTGCAACTGCTTTGAGTCTAATTTCCTCTGTGCGGCCTGTGACCGGCGCTGGGAGGAACATGAGACTTTCTTTGAGACTGGAGAGACCCGGCGGAGAGGAGGGAGGCCTCACG ggaCAGACACTGTCAACACCTGGCACAGGCCTCCGTGA
- the HINT2 gene encoding adenosine 5'-monophosphoramidase HINT2 isoform X1, which produces MAAAMVLAAGLCVARRAAAVAGPRGAQVRGAAGMTDGNEVAKAQQAAPGGAAPTIFSRILDRSLPADILYEDQQCLVFRDVAPQAPVHFLVIPKKPIPRISQAEEEDQQLLGHLLLVAKKTAKAEGLGDGYRLVINDGKLGAQSVYHLHIHVLGGRQLQWPPG; this is translated from the exons ATGGCGGCGGCCATGGTGCTGGCCGCCGGGCTCTGCGTGGCGCGCcgggcggcggcggtggcggggccgcggggggcgcag GTCCGAGGAGCTGCAGGTATGACTGATGGGAATGAAGTGGCCAAGGCCCAGCAGGCAGCTCCTGGGGGCGCAGCCCCAACCATCTTCTCCCGGATCCTGGATCGAAGCCTCCCAGCTGACATTTTGTATGAGGACCAGCAG TGTCTCGTATTCCGTGATGTGGCCCCTCAGGCTCCTGTGCACTTTCTGGTCATTCCCAAGAAGCCCATTCCTCGCATTAGCCAGGCTGAAGAAGAAGACCAACAG CTTCTAGGACACCTTCTCCTTGTGGCCAAGAAGACAGCAAAGGCTGAGGGGCTGGGAGATGGATACCGACTTG TGATCAACGATGGGAAGCTGGGTGCACAATCTGTGTATCACCTGCACATTCACGTACTTGGGGGCCGACAGCTCCAGTGGCCTCCAGGATGA
- the HINT2 gene encoding adenosine 5'-monophosphoramidase HINT2 isoform X2, whose product MTDGNEVAKAQQAAPGGAAPTIFSRILDRSLPADILYEDQQCLVFRDVAPQAPVHFLVIPKKPIPRISQAEEEDQQLLGHLLLVAKKTAKAEGLGDGYRLVINDGKLGAQSVYHLHIHVLGGRQLQWPPG is encoded by the exons ATGACTGATGGGAATGAAGTGGCCAAGGCCCAGCAGGCAGCTCCTGGGGGCGCAGCCCCAACCATCTTCTCCCGGATCCTGGATCGAAGCCTCCCAGCTGACATTTTGTATGAGGACCAGCAG TGTCTCGTATTCCGTGATGTGGCCCCTCAGGCTCCTGTGCACTTTCTGGTCATTCCCAAGAAGCCCATTCCTCGCATTAGCCAGGCTGAAGAAGAAGACCAACAG CTTCTAGGACACCTTCTCCTTGTGGCCAAGAAGACAGCAAAGGCTGAGGGGCTGGGAGATGGATACCGACTTG TGATCAACGATGGGAAGCTGGGTGCACAATCTGTGTATCACCTGCACATTCACGTACTTGGGGGCCGACAGCTCCAGTGGCCTCCAGGATGA
- the SPAG8 gene encoding sperm-associated antigen 8, translating into METSESTERSQSRSLDVQPSSEGLGSISDPFPWDGRHRSALVAATAAASAAAAATAAASTAKAAASTAKAAALSTKTPAPYSQRSLLPEPFSDSLLGERCTGPRFTHKTGHGRLGFEPIYVSRIARNPYTTNDLSSSPGPAPGSSPGPAPGSSSDPAPGSSSGPAPGFSSNPGPGSSSGPGGGSGPGSGSGQGPGSGSGRGPGSGSGRGTGPAADSRHSLGCGHCPGFSSSAPPGFRNPGDDLVPNYASWSHHSHWEPQKQHWKFLQVSEPGARGPWKPPEVEGMSKVLHETRPRGQCLFYNWEEERATNHLDQVPSIQDGSESFFFRHGHRGLLTLQPQSPMSSSTTQKDSYQPPGNHSLPIRGKREAMLEMLLHHQICKEVQAEQEPTRKDSEVESVTHRDYRKELVQAGPPAPTKPHDYCKEQPETFWLQRAPQLPGVSNIRTLDTPFRKNCSFSTPVPLSLGQPLPYEPENYSHQLGEISSLACQGGGQCGGGDRTTPV; encoded by the exons ATGGAGACCAGTGAGTCTACCGAGCGATCGCAGTCGCG atCTCTAGACGTACAGCCCAGCTCCGAAGGACTAGGGTCCATTTCGGATCCCTTTCCTTGGGATGGCCGTCATAGGTCGGCCCTGGTAGCTGCAACTGCAGCAGCTTcagcagctgctgcagccactgcagctgcctccACTGCCAAAGCAGCTGCCTCCACTGCCAAAGCAGCTGCATTATCTACAAAGACCCCAGCGCCCTACTCTCAACGGAGCCTTCTCCCTGAGCCCTTCTCTGACAGTCTTCTTGGGGAGCGCTGCACTGGACCCAGATTTACCCACAAGACAGGCCACGGGAGACTTGGCTTTGAGCCTATCTATGTTTCCCGTATTGCTCGGAATCCCTATACTACAAATGACCTTAGCTCTagccctggccctgctcctggctccagccctggccctgctcctgGCTCCAGCTCTGACCCTGCTCCTGGCTCCAGCTCCGGCCCTGCTCCTGGCTTCAGCTCTAACCCTGGTCCTGGCTCCAGTTCTGGTCCTGGCGGTGGCTCTGGCCCTGGCAGTGGCTCTGGTCAAGGCCCTGGCAGTGGCTCTGGTCGAGGTCCTGGCAGTGGCTCTGGTCGAGGCACTGGTCCTGCTGCTGATTCTAGGCATAGTCTAGGCTGTGGCCATTGCCCTGGGTTCAGCTCCTCTGCTCCTCCAGGCTTCAGAAATCCCGGGGACGATCTGGTCCCTAATTATGCCTCCTGGAGTCACCACAGCCACTGGGAGCCTCAGAAACAACACTGGAAATTTTTGCAAGTCTCAGAACCTGGTGCCCGAGGCCCATGGAAGCCCCCTGAAGTTGAAGGGATGAGTAAGGTTCTCCATGAAACACGGCCACGGGGCCAGTGCCTTTTCTACAACTGGGAGGAGGAG AGAGCCACCAACCACCTGGATCAAGTCCCAAGCATTCAGGACGGctctgagagtttctttttccgACACGGACACCGGGGGCTGTTGACCCTGCAGCCACAGTCACCCATGTCCTCCAGCACCACCCAGAAAGACTCATACCAGCCCCCAGGAAACCACTCTCTGCCAATTCGAG GGAAGCGTGAAGCCATGCTGGAGATGCTCTTGCACCACCAGATCTG TAAAGAGGTGCAGGCAGAGCAGGAACCCACAAGGAAGGACTCTGAGGTGGAGTCTGTGACACATCGTGACTACAGAAAGGAGCTGGTGCAAGCAGGGCCTCCTGCCCCAACAAAG CCTCATGACTACTGCAAAGAACAGCCTGAAACCTTCTGGCTGCAGAGGGCACCACAGCTACCG GGTGTCAGTAACATCAGGACACTGGACACGCCATTCCGGAAGAACTGCAGCTTCTCAACACCAGTGCCTTTGTCTCTAGGGCAGCCTTTGCCCTATGAACCCGAGAATTATTCCCACCAATTGGGAGAAATATCTTCCCTTGCCTGTCAGGGAGGAGGACAGTGTGGTGGAGGGGATAGAACTACTCCTGTCTAA